A genomic segment from Diospyros lotus cultivar Yz01 chromosome 5, ASM1463336v1, whole genome shotgun sequence encodes:
- the LOC127801118 gene encoding uncharacterized protein LOC127801118 — protein MDTLSSSVSPFNLHALQPLQSRPDGYHPALPPPHRRHHPHLSSAAKPSPSISSFSPDNNNNNNHDLIFTSTSSSSSSFPVVKNTANPLLFHHRAATGYAAALLDAARCNNSLQAAQRDVKRFAKLLKKEQLQGFLSDPFVDEKEKGRVLKEVAERGRFHGHLVALMKMLVERSKLKGRVGVLVGETLAEFQRIYLQLVWECQSA, from the coding sequence ATGGACACCTTGTCGAGCTCTGTTTCCCCCTTCAATCTGCACGCCCTTCAACCCTTACAATCCCGGCCGGATGGTTATCACCCAGCCCTCCCTCCACCACATCGCCGCCACCACCCCCACCTATCCTCCGCCGCCAAACCCAGCCCATcaatctcttctttctctcccgacaacaacaacaacaacaaccacgACCTGATCTTCacctctacttcttcttcttcttcttctttcccagTGGTCAAGAACACCGCCAATCCATTGCTCTTCCACCACCGAGCTGCCACCGGATACGCGGCAGCTCTGCTTGACGCAGCCCGGTGCAACAACTCGCTTCAGGCGGCCCAGAGGGACGTTAAGAGGTTCGCGAAGTTGCTGAAAAAGGAGCAGCTTCAAGGTTTTTTGAGCGACCCATTTGTGGATGAGAAAGAGAAGGGACGAGTGTTGAAGGAAGTGGCGGAGAGAGGGAGGTTTCACGGGCATTTGGTGGCTCTGATGAAGATGCTGGTCGAGAGAAGCAAGCTGAAGGGGCGGGTAGGGGTGTTGGTGGGGGAGACGCTGGCTGAGTTTCAGAGAATCTATCTCCAGTTGGTTTGGGAGTGCCAATCAGCTTAA
- the LOC127801117 gene encoding pentatricopeptide repeat-containing protein At5g16420, mitochondrial, with protein sequence MVTPLRSQLRHLKTASEAVLSLSPAVVDPFLAHPSHRHLSAIESKDQLLKSYTVTPPINPWPQKLYPKRLVSMITRQQNLDLALQIFHHAGHYHPNFRHNYDTYHSIVHKLARARAFDPMETILSQLHQSGIKCGENLFITVIRNYGIASRPKDALRAFLRIKDFRIKPSVRSFNTLLNALIQNKQYKLVHALFKNCRDKFGVVPNVFTCNILIKGLCKKNDVEGAIRVLDEMPGMGMIPNVVTYTTILGGYVSRGDMVGAKKVFDEILDRGWLPDATTYTILMDGFCKQGRLIDAIKVMDDMVENGVEPNDVTYGVVIEAYCQEKKPGEALNLLDDMLEKKYVPSSTLCCKVIDVLCREGKVEDAHELWKRLLKKNCTPDNAISSTLIHWLCKKGEIWEAKKLFDEFERGSIPSILTYNTLIAGMCERGELHESARLWDHMVEKGCVPNAFTYNMLIKGFCKAGNPREGIKVLEEMLDKRCLPNKSTYSILIKGLCDSGMEAEITKVLSMVASSIGIDTESWGVFIGLIATNLDGMGSVIDEILLEASS encoded by the coding sequence ATGGTAACTCCCTTGCGATCTCAACTGCGCCACCTTAAGACGGCTTCTGAAGCCGTTCTTTCTCTGTCCCCCGCCGTCGTCGACCCTTTCCTCGCCCACCCCTCCCACCGCCACCTCTCCGCCATCGAATCCAAGGACCAGCTCCTCAAATCCTACACTGTGACGCCCCCAATCAATCCATGGCCCCAAAAACTATACCCCAAACGCCTTGTTTCCATGATCACCCGCCAACAGAACCTCGATCTCGCCCTCCAAATCTTCCACCACGCCGGCCACTACCACCCCAACTTCCGCCACAACTACGACACTTACCATTCCATCGTCCACAAGCTCGCTCGAGCTCGCGCTTTTGACCCCATGGAGACCATTCTGTCCCAATTGCACCAATCCGGCATCAAATGCGGAGAAAACCTCTTCATCACAGTGATTAGGAACTACGGCATAGCCAGCCGGCCAAAAGATGCCCTCCGCGCCTTCTTGCGCATCAAGGACTTTCGCATCAAACCCTCTGTAAGGTCCTTCAATACTCTTTTGAACGCTTTGATTCAAAACAAGCAGTATAAATTGGTTCACGCGTTATTTAAGAACTGTCGGGACAAGTTTGGTGTGGTACCCAATGTGTTTActtgtaatattttgattaaaggTTTGTGTAAGAAGAATGATGTTGAGGGTGCAATTCGGGTTTTGGATGAAATGCCCGGCATGGGAATGATACCGAATGTGGTGACTTACACAACCATCCTGGGTGGGTATGTGTCGAGGGGTGACATGGTTGGTGCCAAGAAGGTGTTCGACGAAATTCTTGACAGAGGATGGCTTCCTGATGCGACCACGTATACAATTTTGATGGATGGGTTTTGCAAGCAAGGGCGTTTAATTGATGCAATTAAGGTGATGGATGATATGGTGGAGAATGGTGTTGAGCCGAATGATGTGACATATGGAGTCGTGATTGAGGCTTATTGTCAAGAAAAAAAGCCCGGGGAAGCCCTTAATTTGCTTGATGATATGCTTGAGAAGAAATATGTACCAAGTTCCACGCTTTGCTGTAAAGTGATTGACGTTCTGTGCAGAGAAGGGAAAGTTGAGGATGCTCATGAGTTATGGAAGAGGCTCTTGAAGAAAAATTGCACACCTGACAATGCCATATCGAGCACTCTTATACATTGGCTCTGTAAGAAGGGGGAAATTTGGGAAGCAAAAAAGTTATTTGATGAGTTTGAGAGGGGTTCAATTCCTAGTATATTGACTTACAACACCCTTATTGCCGGAATGTGTGAACGCGGAGAGTTGCATGAGTCAGCGAGGTTGTGGGACCACATGGTGGAGAAGGGATGCGTGCCCAATGCTTTTACTTACAATATGTTGATTAAAGGGTTTTGTAAAGCTGGTAATCCAAGGGAGGGAATAAAAGTTTTAGAGGAGATGTTGGATAAAAGGTGTTTGCCAAATAAATCAACTTATTCCATCTTGATTAAGGGATTATGTGACTCTGGAATGGAAGCAGAAATTACCAAGGTGCTTTCCATGGTTGCTTCAAGTATTGGAATTGATACTGAGTCTTGGGGTGTTTTTATAGGCTTGATCGCCACCAACTTGGATGGCATGGGAAGCGTTATTGATGAAATATTATTAGAGGCTTCTTCTTAG